The following are encoded together in the Clostridium sp. BJN0013 genome:
- the obgE gene encoding GTPase ObgE: protein MFVDRAEVFVKSGSGGNGAISFRREKYVPRGGPDGGDGGKGGDVILIVDPEITTLLDFSYKKKYIAEKGENGSGSKCFGKNGENLYIRVPLGTVIKDVNTDKIMADLSHIGDKYIVAKGGKGGRGNVRFTTAVRQAPDFAEPGMPGEERYISLELKILADVGLLGFPNVGKSTLLSVVTKATPKIANYHFTTLFPNLGMVNIPGIQSFVIADIPGIIEGAAEGIGLGIDFLRHIERTRLLIHVVDISGLEGREPFEDFIKINEELKKYDVKLWDRPQIIAANKADMLYDDSIFESFKNKVGKLGYNKVFKISAATRQGVEALMKEAATMLSNIPVTDMYISEEDKFIPEEKKFTYEIEKQGNVYIVKGSFVDRLLASINVNDANELRYFHKVLKNKGVMQRLVDMGIKDGDVVRLNDFEFDYIL from the coding sequence ATGTTTGTAGATAGGGCGGAAGTATTTGTAAAATCAGGCAGTGGAGGTAATGGTGCTATTTCCTTTAGACGAGAAAAATATGTACCTCGTGGAGGCCCTGATGGAGGTGATGGAGGAAAAGGTGGAGATGTTATATTAATAGTAGATCCAGAAATTACTACTTTATTGGATTTTTCATATAAAAAAAAGTATATTGCAGAAAAAGGTGAGAATGGTTCTGGTTCTAAGTGTTTTGGGAAAAATGGAGAAAATTTATATATAAGGGTGCCTTTGGGGACAGTTATAAAAGATGTAAATACAGATAAAATAATGGCAGATCTTTCCCATATTGGAGATAAATATATAGTAGCAAAGGGTGGAAAAGGTGGAAGAGGTAATGTAAGGTTTACCACTGCTGTAAGGCAGGCACCAGATTTTGCTGAACCGGGAATGCCTGGAGAAGAAAGATATATATCATTGGAACTTAAGATTTTAGCAGATGTGGGACTTTTAGGTTTCCCCAATGTAGGTAAATCAACTCTTTTATCTGTAGTTACTAAAGCAACCCCTAAAATTGCAAACTATCACTTTACAACGTTGTTTCCTAACTTGGGAATGGTGAATATTCCAGGAATACAAAGTTTTGTGATAGCGGATATACCTGGTATAATTGAGGGAGCAGCAGAAGGAATAGGCCTTGGAATAGATTTTTTAAGGCATATTGAAAGGACTAGACTTTTAATACATGTGGTAGATATATCAGGGTTAGAAGGAAGAGAGCCTTTTGAAGATTTTATTAAGATAAATGAAGAATTGAAAAAATATGATGTGAAGCTTTGGGATAGACCTCAGATAATTGCTGCCAATAAAGCGGATATGTTATATGATGATAGTATATTTGAGAGTTTTAAGAATAAAGTAGGAAAGTTGGGGTATAATAAGGTTTTTAAAATATCTGCAGCTACAAGGCAGGGAGTAGAGGCTCTTATGAAAGAAGCTGCAACAATGCTTAGCAACATACCTGTAACAGATATGTATATAAGTGAAGAGGATAAATTTATACCTGAAGAAAAGAAATTCACCTATGAAATAGAAAAACAGGGAAATGTGTATATAGTTAAAGGAAGTTTTGTTGACAGATTACTGGCAAGTATTAATGTAAACGATGCGAATGAACTGAGATATTTTCATAAAGTACTTAAAAATAAAGGAGTCATGCAGCGATTGGTAGATATGGGAATTAAAGACGGAGATGTAGTTAGACTTAATGATTTTGAATTTGATTATATATTATAA
- the rpmA gene encoding 50S ribosomal protein L27 produces the protein MIIMNLQIFAHKKGMGSSKNGRDSESKRLGTKSADGQFVLAGNILVRQRGTKIHPGKNVGKGSDDTLFSKIDGIVRYERMGKTKKKASVYPLEVEELVAE, from the coding sequence ATGATTATTATGAATCTTCAGATATTTGCTCATAAAAAAGGTATGGGTAGTTCAAAAAATGGTAGAGATAGTGAATCCAAGAGACTTGGAACTAAGTCTGCCGATGGACAATTTGTTTTAGCTGGAAATATATTAGTTAGACAGAGGGGAACTAAAATTCATCCTGGAAAAAATGTAGGAAAAGGCTCTGACGACACTTTATTTTCCAAAATAGATGGCATAGTTAGATATGAAAGAATGGGAAAGACAAAAAAGAAAGCCAGTGTATATCCTTTAGAGGTAGAAGAATTAGTAGCTGAATAG
- a CDS encoding ribosomal-processing cysteine protease Prp, with protein sequence MIKAVFNKKSGNLISVVIKGHAESAEQGYDMVCSAVSAISQSILIGITEVLKLNVKYSLEDGFLSFSLDNINENDVSKCQVLMKTMLLGLQSIEISFSEYISVKEMEEV encoded by the coding sequence ATGATTAAGGCAGTATTTAATAAAAAATCTGGTAATTTGATTTCAGTTGTAATTAAAGGCCATGCAGAATCAGCAGAACAGGGATATGATATGGTATGCAGTGCTGTTTCTGCTATATCCCAAAGTATTTTAATTGGAATAACAGAAGTTTTAAAATTAAATGTAAAATACTCCTTAGAGGATGGCTTTTTAAGTTTTTCATTGGACAATATAAATGAAAATGATGTGTCAAAGTGCCAGGTGCTTATGAAAACTATGTTACTTGGATTACAGAGTATTGAAATTAGTTTTAGTGAATATATAAGTGTAAAGGAAATGGAGGAGGTGTAA
- the rplU gene encoding 50S ribosomal protein L21, translating into MYAVVATGGKQYKVSEGDIIYVEKLEAEVDSTIELDKVLMVNKDEGLVIGKPVVEGAKVKAKVLSQGKAKKIIVFKYKPKKDYRKKQGHRQPYTKLQIEKIDA; encoded by the coding sequence ATGTATGCAGTTGTAGCTACTGGAGGAAAACAGTATAAAGTTTCAGAAGGAGACATAATATACGTTGAAAAATTGGAGGCTGAAGTTGATTCTACAATTGAACTTGACAAGGTACTTATGGTAAATAAGGATGAAGGATTAGTGATTGGAAAACCTGTAGTTGAAGGAGCTAAAGTAAAGGCTAAGGTACTAAGTCAAGGAAAAGCTAAGAAGATTATAGTATTTAAATATAAGCCTAAAAAAGATTACAGAAAGAAACAGGGACATAGACAGCCATATACCAAGTTACAGATTGAAAAAATTGATGCTTAA
- a CDS encoding ribonuclease E/G has protein sequence MKEIFVERATKVLRIIIRQEKIIKECFIREQDGNAYPGEIYMGIVKNIVPAIKCAFVDIGCRRNAYMYMDKKFKNLNLKKGDIVLGEILKEDQGKKGAKIVKNISIPGKYCVLNSSGNEIQFSKKIHNESFKKDILKSLKLPEGIGLMIRTESENIPIEILHNEMERLYRVYSQVIKSAAYLQKPRLLFDNGGILGEVLRDKLIDDDFIIYVNNQRDYKYVEDFLKGLHNARVNLQLYTGNKNLFSYYELENKILNLRNNKIELKCGGYIVINKTEAMFVIDVNSGKNIKSSTMDKTVFITNLQAAEEIAAQIILRNLNGIILIDFIDMDNNKNKKKVMDKLKDGFLMDKNKTVIYPFTELNLVQIARKRMGRSINDYIEEECRCCEGTGKKIKLSYMILLIKNEISNMCYEKNVEDIHIKMDVSYENHIKKNMKDFIKDIEAENKRVYITYGKKVSYKVEPLLFDSDIENFKNFRVN, from the coding sequence TTGAAAGAAATATTTGTTGAAAGAGCAACAAAAGTTTTAAGGATAATTATAAGACAGGAAAAAATAATTAAAGAATGTTTTATAAGAGAGCAAGATGGAAATGCCTATCCAGGAGAAATATATATGGGTATAGTTAAAAATATAGTTCCTGCTATAAAGTGTGCTTTTGTAGATATAGGATGCAGAAGAAATGCTTATATGTATATGGATAAAAAATTTAAAAATCTTAACTTGAAAAAAGGAGATATTGTTTTAGGAGAAATTTTAAAGGAAGATCAGGGAAAAAAAGGAGCTAAAATTGTAAAAAATATAAGCATACCTGGTAAATATTGTGTTTTAAATAGTTCTGGTAATGAAATACAATTTTCCAAAAAAATACATAATGAATCTTTTAAAAAAGATATATTGAAATCATTAAAACTACCTGAGGGAATTGGACTGATGATAAGAACTGAAAGTGAAAATATTCCTATTGAGATATTACATAATGAAATGGAAAGATTATATAGAGTATATAGTCAGGTAATAAAATCAGCTGCATATTTACAAAAACCAAGGTTATTATTTGATAATGGTGGAATACTGGGAGAAGTGCTTAGAGATAAACTTATTGATGATGATTTTATAATATATGTAAATAACCAGAGGGATTATAAATATGTAGAAGATTTTTTAAAAGGATTACATAATGCACGTGTAAATTTGCAATTATACACGGGAAATAAGAATCTATTTTCCTATTATGAACTAGAAAATAAGATATTAAATTTAAGAAATAATAAAATAGAATTAAAATGTGGTGGATATATAGTTATAAATAAAACAGAAGCTATGTTCGTAATAGATGTTAATTCAGGTAAAAATATAAAGAGCAGTACTATGGACAAGACTGTGTTTATTACTAATCTACAAGCTGCAGAAGAAATTGCAGCACAAATAATACTTAGAAATTTAAATGGTATAATACTTATAGATTTTATAGATATGGATAATAATAAAAACAAGAAAAAAGTTATGGATAAATTGAAAGATGGATTTTTGATGGATAAAAATAAAACTGTAATATATCCTTTCACAGAGTTGAATTTAGTACAAATAGCCAGAAAAAGAATGGGAAGATCCATAAATGATTATATAGAAGAAGAGTGTAGATGTTGTGAGGGAACAGGCAAGAAAATAAAGTTATCCTATATGATTTTACTTATCAAAAATGAAATCTCAAATATGTGTTATGAAAAGAATGTAGAAGATATTCATATTAAGATGGATGTGTCCTATGAAAATCATATAAAAAAAAATATGAAAGATTTCATAAAAGATATAGAAGCTGAAAATAAAAGGGTATATATTACCTATGGAAAAAAAGTATCTTATAAGGTAGAACCACTTTTATTTGACAGTGATATAGAAAATTTTAAAAATTTCAGAGTAAATTGA
- a CDS encoding TIGR03936 family radical SAM-associated protein — protein MKEQYLIKFSKKDSIKFIGHLDLMRTIQRMIKRSALPVEYSKGFNPHINMSIAQPLAVGIYSCGEYMDVYFESETSEEEIIEKLNKSAPLGIKISRANKVYNVENKKIFKSMAAIRAAKYSIQIPYIDTSEIEEHMKDLMNMSVWTTLKRTKKGEKETDIKKLVKCIHYFICDNKLVLDTTICCGSLDNLSPKLLSNYIQNTIEGSDKNSFINIMRKEMYGEIRNKLIPLYEYVDKIH, from the coding sequence TTGAAGGAGCAGTATTTAATAAAATTCAGTAAAAAGGATAGCATAAAATTTATAGGTCATTTAGATCTGATGAGAACTATACAGAGAATGATAAAGAGATCAGCTCTCCCAGTGGAATATTCCAAAGGATTTAATCCTCATATAAATATGTCTATAGCACAGCCTCTGGCAGTAGGAATATATTCTTGTGGAGAATACATGGATGTATATTTTGAAAGTGAAACGTCTGAAGAAGAAATTATAGAAAAATTAAATAAGAGTGCTCCTTTAGGGATAAAAATATCAAGAGCAAATAAAGTTTACAATGTAGAAAATAAAAAGATATTTAAATCTATGGCAGCAATTAGAGCAGCTAAATATAGTATACAAATACCTTATATAGATACTAGTGAGATAGAAGAACATATGAAAGATTTAATGAATATGTCAGTTTGGACTACCTTGAAAAGAACCAAAAAAGGTGAAAAAGAAACGGATATAAAAAAGCTAGTAAAGTGTATACATTATTTTATTTGTGATAATAAATTGGTTCTAGATACTACTATTTGCTGTGGAAGTCTTGATAACTTATCACCGAAACTTTTGTCAAATTATATACAAAATACCATTGAAGGTTCTGATAAAAATTCTTTTATTAATATAATGAGAAAAGAAATGTATGGAGAAATAAGAAATAAGTTAATTCCATTATATGAATATGTAGATAAAATACATTAA
- a CDS encoding TIGR03960 family B12-binding radical SAM protein, whose translation MNRISDDILFKVEKPARYIGGEMNCYIKDKEKIDIHYAFCFPDVYEVGMSHLGMKILYYILNEREDTYCERVFAPWPDMEELMRENHILLYGLESKEPIVNFDFIGFTLQYEMSYTNILNMLNLAGLPVRASERGEEAPIIMCGGPCAYNPEPLWDIADLFAIGEGEEQINEVMDLYKIHKGNKKKFLRNVCHIEGIYVPSLYDVYYNEDGTIKEFKPLYKDVPKKIIKRIIKNFNDIAYPDKLIVPYTDIVHDRIVLETFRGCTRGCRFCQAGIIYRPVREKSTSKLLEQVDKLIKSTGYSEVSLTSLSICDYSDLKNLVYNFIEKYEKDKVGVSLPSLRIDSFSVELINEIQKVRKTGLTFAPEAGSQRMRDVINKGVTEEDLMNSVKSAFLSGWSTIKLYFMIGLPYETTEDVKGIADLSQKVVDEYFGIPKNIRKKGLKVTVSTSIFVPKPFTAFQWSPQAKMEEIRDKIKVLRSSIKSKNIVYNWHETPVSYLEAAFARGDRKICDVLVRAYEKGAKFDGWSEYFNFELWMEAFRECKVDSDFYIYRNRSYDEILPWDFIDIGVDKEFLIEENEKAKKALVTPDCRIGCKNCGVNVNLGGKCFEGAVFNKIQ comes from the coding sequence ATGAATAGAATTTCTGATGATATATTATTTAAAGTAGAAAAACCTGCCCGTTATATTGGCGGTGAAATGAATTGTTACATAAAAGATAAAGAAAAAATAGATATTCATTATGCATTTTGTTTTCCAGATGTGTATGAAGTAGGTATGTCCCATTTAGGCATGAAAATATTGTATTACATATTAAACGAACGAGAAGATACTTATTGTGAGAGGGTATTTGCACCCTGGCCAGATATGGAAGAACTTATGAGAGAAAATCATATATTATTATATGGACTTGAAAGTAAAGAACCAATAGTGAATTTTGACTTTATAGGTTTTACGCTTCAATACGAAATGAGTTATACTAATATTTTGAATATGTTAAATTTGGCAGGATTACCTGTTAGAGCATCAGAAAGAGGGGAAGAGGCTCCTATAATTATGTGTGGAGGACCCTGTGCATATAATCCTGAACCTCTATGGGATATAGCGGATTTGTTTGCAATAGGAGAAGGAGAAGAACAAATAAATGAAGTTATGGATTTATATAAAATTCATAAGGGAAATAAAAAAAAATTTTTAAGAAATGTATGCCACATAGAAGGTATATATGTACCTTCACTTTATGATGTATATTATAATGAAGATGGCACTATTAAAGAGTTTAAACCTCTTTATAAGGACGTACCTAAAAAAATTATTAAAAGAATAATTAAAAATTTTAATGATATAGCTTATCCCGATAAGCTTATAGTACCCTATACCGACATAGTACATGATAGAATAGTTCTTGAGACTTTTAGAGGATGTACAAGAGGTTGTAGATTTTGTCAGGCAGGTATAATATATAGGCCTGTAAGAGAAAAAAGTACATCAAAATTATTAGAACAGGTAGATAAACTAATAAAGAGTACTGGCTACTCAGAAGTATCGTTAACTTCATTAAGTATATGTGATTATTCTGATTTAAAAAATTTAGTGTATAATTTTATTGAAAAATATGAGAAAGATAAAGTAGGAGTATCTCTTCCTTCTCTTAGAATAGATTCTTTTTCTGTAGAGCTTATAAATGAAATTCAAAAAGTAAGAAAAACAGGTCTTACTTTTGCTCCGGAGGCCGGCAGCCAGAGGATGAGAGATGTGATAAACAAGGGTGTTACAGAAGAGGATTTAATGAATTCTGTAAAAAGTGCATTTTTATCAGGATGGTCTACTATAAAATTGTATTTTATGATAGGACTTCCCTATGAGACCACAGAAGATGTAAAAGGTATAGCAGATTTATCTCAAAAAGTAGTGGATGAGTATTTTGGCATTCCGAAAAATATAAGAAAAAAAGGATTGAAGGTAACAGTTAGTACTTCTATATTTGTACCTAAACCTTTTACCGCTTTTCAATGGTCACCTCAGGCAAAAATGGAAGAAATCAGAGATAAGATTAAAGTCTTAAGATCTTCCATAAAAAGCAAAAATATAGTATATAACTGGCATGAAACACCAGTAAGTTATTTAGAGGCTGCTTTTGCCCGGGGAGATAGGAAAATATGTGATGTATTAGTTAGAGCTTATGAAAAAGGGGCTAAATTCGATGGATGGTCGGAATATTTTAATTTTGAATTATGGATGGAGGCTTTTCGAGAATGTAAAGTAGATTCAGATTTTTATATCTACAGAAACAGAAGTTATGATGAAATACTTCCATGGGATTTTATAGATATAGGAGTGGATAAGGAGTTTTTAATAGAAGAAAATGAAAAAGCTAAAAAAGCTTTAGTAACTCCTGACTGTAGAATAGGATGTAAAAATTGTGGGGTGAATGTTAATTTAGGAGGTAAATGCTTTGAAGGAGCAGTATTTAATAAAATTCAGTAA